Proteins from one Actinobacillus delphinicola genomic window:
- the ispA gene encoding (2E,6E)-farnesyl diphosphate synthase → MYSFVEQLKQTQDRVNDVLREHLSLNEPSKLLEAMKYAVLLGGKRIRPFLVYATGRMLGAKDEALDAPAAAIEAIHAYSLIHDDLPAMDDDNLRRGQPTCHIAFDEATAILAGDALQPFAFELIATSEKLTDSQKVKLTKILAENAGVKGMCFGQSLDLEAEDKEIDLVSLEKIHQHKTGNLLRAAVKMGFVCSEYAQDIMIEQALDDYATAIGLAFQVQDDILDIEGDSAVLGKTVGADIQAHKSTYPKFLGLDGAKKKANALYEAALLALDNVPFDTTTLRELAKFVVNRQA, encoded by the coding sequence ATGTATTCATTTGTAGAACAATTAAAACAAACTCAAGACCGAGTTAATGATGTGCTGCGAGAACATTTATCACTAAATGAACCAAGTAAGCTCTTAGAAGCGATGAAATATGCCGTATTGCTGGGCGGAAAACGGATTCGTCCGTTTCTTGTTTATGCAACAGGTAGAATGCTAGGTGCAAAGGACGAAGCGCTTGATGCACCTGCCGCCGCAATTGAAGCGATTCATGCTTATTCTTTAATTCACGATGATTTGCCCGCTATGGATGATGATAACTTGCGTAGAGGGCAGCCAACTTGTCATATTGCGTTTGACGAAGCAACTGCAATCCTTGCTGGTGATGCATTACAGCCTTTTGCCTTTGAACTGATTGCGACAAGTGAAAAATTAACAGATAGTCAAAAAGTTAAATTGACAAAAATTTTAGCCGAAAATGCTGGCGTAAAAGGAATGTGTTTTGGGCAAAGTTTAGATCTAGAGGCTGAAGATAAAGAAATTGATCTTGTAAGTCTTGAAAAAATTCATCAGCACAAAACAGGAAATTTATTACGAGCAGCGGTAAAAATGGGTTTCGTTTGTTCTGAATATGCACAAGATATTATGATTGAGCAGGCATTAGATGATTATGCGACTGCGATTGGTCTAGCTTTTCAGGTACAAGACGATATTTTAGATATAGAGGGAGATAGTGCTGTGCTAGGCAAGACAGTTGGTGCAGATATTCAAGCACATAAAAGCACTTATCCTAAATTTTTAGGGCTAGATGGAGCTAAAAAGAAAGCAAATGCTTTGTATGAAGCGGCACTTTTAGCACTTGATAATGTACCTTTTGATACCACCACTTTACGTGAATTAGCAAAATTTGTTGTTAATCGACAAGCTTAA
- the dxs gene encoding 1-deoxy-D-xylulose-5-phosphate synthase, which produces MIDYTLLQQIDSPADLRKLDKTQLSLVCEQLRQYLLESVSQSSGHLASGLGVVELTVALHYVFDTPFDQLIWDVGHQAYPHKILTGRREQLKTIRQKDGLHPFPWREESEYDVLGVGHSSTSISAGLGVALAAQHEGKNRKTICVIGDGAITAGMAFEALNHAGSLHSDMLVILNDNEMSISENVGGLNKHFARFMTAPFYTNLRESGKKVLSNVPPIKEFVKKTEEHIKGFVSPVGTMFEQLGFNYIGPIDGHNVEELITTLSNMKKRTGPQFLHIKTKKGKGYAPAEKDPISYHGVPKFDHKCGELPKSQAASPTYSKIFGDWLCEMAEQDPKLVGITPAMREGSGMVEFSQKFPAQFFDAAIAEQHAVTLAAGFAIGGMHPVVAIYSTFLQRAYDQVIHDVAIQKLPVLFAIDRAGIVGADGPTHQGAFDISFLRCIPNLVIMTPSDENECRQMLYTGYKCGQPAAVRYPRGNAVGVELKPLAELPLGKATERRKGSKIAILNFGTLLPQVQIAADKLDATVIDMRFVKPLDTAKLDELVRDHDVLVTVEENAIRGGAGSAVGEYLFEKQYMVKLLNIGLPDFFVPQGSQCEMLAEMKLDAKGIEEQIHQFIEK; this is translated from the coding sequence ATGATTGATTACACTCTGCTACAACAAATAGACTCGCCTGCAGATTTGAGAAAACTGGATAAAACACAATTATCTCTTGTATGTGAGCAACTACGTCAGTATCTATTGGAAAGTGTGAGTCAAAGTAGCGGGCATTTAGCATCAGGGTTAGGTGTTGTTGAATTGACTGTCGCTTTGCATTATGTGTTTGATACACCTTTTGATCAATTAATCTGGGATGTTGGGCATCAAGCTTATCCCCATAAAATTCTGACTGGTCGTCGTGAACAGTTAAAAACGATTCGTCAAAAAGATGGATTGCATCCCTTTCCGTGGCGTGAAGAAAGTGAATATGATGTTTTAGGCGTAGGGCATTCTTCTACGTCTATCAGTGCAGGCTTGGGAGTCGCACTCGCCGCTCAACATGAAGGTAAAAATCGTAAAACAATTTGTGTGATCGGAGATGGCGCAATTACTGCTGGAATGGCCTTTGAGGCACTAAATCATGCGGGAAGTTTGCATTCTGATATGTTAGTTATCTTAAATGATAATGAGATGTCAATTTCAGAAAATGTTGGTGGTTTGAATAAACATTTTGCACGTTTTATGACAGCACCTTTTTACACAAACTTGCGTGAAAGTGGTAAAAAAGTGCTTTCAAATGTACCGCCAATTAAGGAATTTGTGAAAAAAACTGAAGAACATATCAAAGGTTTCGTTTCACCTGTCGGCACTATGTTTGAGCAACTAGGATTCAATTATATTGGTCCTATTGATGGACACAATGTGGAAGAATTGATTACTACCTTGTCTAACATGAAAAAACGGACTGGACCACAATTCTTGCATATCAAGACAAAAAAAGGGAAAGGGTATGCGCCAGCAGAGAAAGATCCAATTAGTTACCACGGAGTACCGAAATTCGATCATAAATGTGGTGAATTACCTAAAAGTCAGGCAGCGAGTCCGACTTATTCTAAAATATTTGGTGATTGGTTGTGTGAAATGGCCGAACAGGATCCTAAGCTTGTGGGCATTACTCCTGCTATGCGCGAAGGGTCAGGAATGGTGGAATTTTCGCAAAAATTTCCTGCACAATTTTTTGACGCCGCAATTGCTGAACAACATGCTGTAACACTTGCTGCAGGTTTCGCAATTGGTGGAATGCATCCTGTTGTAGCAATTTATTCTACATTTTTACAACGTGCCTATGATCAAGTTATTCATGATGTTGCAATTCAAAAATTACCAGTACTCTTTGCGATTGATCGCGCAGGTATTGTTGGTGCAGATGGCCCAACTCATCAAGGTGCCTTTGATATTAGTTTCTTACGTTGTATCCCAAATCTTGTCATCATGACACCAAGTGATGAGAATGAATGCCGTCAAATGCTTTATACTGGCTATAAATGTGGACAACCTGCGGCTGTTCGTTACCCAAGAGGTAATGCAGTCGGTGTGGAATTAAAACCGTTAGCAGAGTTACCGCTTGGTAAGGCTACTGAACGTCGTAAGGGTAGCAAAATTGCTATTCTTAACTTCGGAACATTATTACCACAAGTACAAATTGCCGCAGATAAATTAGATGCGACTGTCATTGATATGCGTTTTGTAAAACCATTAGACACCGCAAAACTTGATGAACTTGTACGTGATCATGATGTATTGGTTACTGTTGAAGAAAATGCAATTCGTGGTGGGGCAGGTAGCGCGGTTGGAGAATATCTCTTTGAAAAACAATATATGGTTAAATTATTAAATATTGGATTACCTGATTTCTTTGTGCCACAAGGTTCTCAATGCGAGATGCTTGCTGAAATGAAGTTAGATGCGAAAGGTATTGAAGAGCAGATTCACCAGTTTATTGAAAAATAA
- the rsxC gene encoding electron transport complex subunit RsxC, whose translation MSDIIAEYNKNNVWNFPGGIHPPEMKSQSNQQPLQPAPLAEMFYLPINQHAGKNGELLVQEGDYVLKGQMLTLGDGLRELPIHAPTSGTITKIAPYVVAHPSGMQDLCIHIKADGKDEWCEKHPLSEQEYLNIPAQELVQRIYRAGIAGLGGAVFPTAAKIDSAQEKVKLLIINGAECEPYITCDDRLMRDYANEIITGARIARHILNPEKVVIGIEDNKPEAISALRRALDGINDIDIRVVPTKYPSGAAKQLIYLLTGQEVPSGKRSSSIGVLMLNVGTTFAIKRAIIDDEPLIERAVTVTGNNIPQPANYWVRLGTPMEYLLKSVNYRAHPNYPIFVGGPLMGFILPDISAPITKVSNCLIAPDALEYAPSEPERACIRCSSCSDACPVSLLPQQLYWFAREEDHEKSQQYALKDCIECGVCAYVCPSHIPLVQYFRQEKAKIWEAKEKERKSEDARLRFEARQARIEKEMADRKARTQKLAENRRAEVANQDGVDPVAAALERLRAKKELEGATIQKVRRAENGEIVPDNSEIMAQRKARRLAKMAEQNSEQVTPTQNSALDAKKAAVAAALERAKAKKLAQQTESGSENAPTGETTEIDPKKAAVAAAIARAKAKKLAQQTESGSENSPTGENTEIDPKKAAVAAAIARAKAKKLAQQTESSSENSPIGETTEIDPKKAAVAAAIARAKAKKLAQQTESGSENSPTGENTEIDPKKAAVAAAIARAKAKKLAQQTESSSENSPIGETTEIDPKKAAVAAAIARAKAKKLAQQAEKGKNNV comes from the coding sequence ATGAGCGATATTATCGCAGAATATAACAAAAATAATGTATGGAATTTCCCTGGCGGTATTCATCCTCCAGAAATGAAAAGCCAGTCCAACCAACAACCATTACAGCCTGCTCCATTGGCAGAAATGTTTTATTTGCCAATTAATCAACATGCAGGAAAAAACGGTGAACTCTTGGTGCAAGAAGGAGATTATGTCCTTAAAGGACAAATGCTCACACTTGGTGACGGCCTACGTGAATTACCTATTCATGCACCGACATCTGGAACGATTACTAAAATCGCACCGTATGTTGTTGCACATCCATCTGGCATGCAAGATCTCTGTATTCATATCAAAGCAGATGGTAAAGATGAATGGTGCGAAAAGCATCCCCTTTCAGAACAAGAATATTTAAATATTCCTGCACAAGAGCTTGTCCAACGAATTTACCGAGCTGGGATTGCAGGATTAGGAGGTGCAGTATTCCCCACTGCGGCTAAAATTGATTCAGCCCAAGAAAAAGTTAAGCTCCTAATCATTAATGGTGCAGAATGCGAACCTTATATCACCTGTGATGATCGCTTAATGCGTGATTATGCGAATGAAATCATCACAGGCGCACGCATTGCTCGCCATATTCTTAATCCTGAAAAAGTAGTAATCGGTATTGAGGATAACAAACCAGAGGCAATTTCCGCCTTACGCCGTGCATTAGATGGGATCAACGATATTGATATCCGTGTTGTCCCAACCAAATATCCATCTGGGGCAGCTAAACAATTAATTTATCTTCTAACAGGACAAGAAGTCCCTAGCGGTAAGCGTTCATCCAGCATTGGAGTCTTAATGCTAAACGTTGGAACAACTTTTGCGATTAAACGCGCCATTATCGACGATGAACCGCTTATTGAACGAGCTGTAACAGTAACAGGTAATAATATTCCCCAACCTGCAAACTATTGGGTACGCTTAGGTACACCAATGGAATATTTACTCAAAAGTGTAAATTACCGTGCGCACCCAAATTATCCGATATTTGTCGGTGGTCCTCTTATGGGTTTCATCTTACCGGATATTTCAGCCCCTATTACAAAAGTCAGTAACTGTTTAATTGCACCAGATGCACTTGAATATGCACCGAGTGAACCCGAACGTGCTTGTATTCGCTGTTCTTCATGTTCAGATGCGTGTCCCGTTTCTTTACTGCCACAACAACTTTATTGGTTTGCTCGTGAAGAAGATCATGAAAAATCACAACAATACGCATTAAAAGATTGTATTGAATGTGGTGTTTGTGCCTATGTTTGCCCAAGCCATATTCCGCTTGTGCAATATTTTCGCCAAGAAAAAGCTAAAATTTGGGAAGCAAAAGAAAAAGAACGTAAATCAGAAGATGCTCGTTTACGTTTTGAAGCACGCCAAGCCCGTATTGAAAAAGAAATGGCAGATCGCAAAGCAAGAACGCAAAAACTTGCTGAAAATCGTCGTGCTGAAGTAGCCAACCAAGATGGTGTTGATCCTGTCGCAGCAGCACTAGAGCGTTTACGTGCGAAAAAAGAATTGGAAGGTGCAACTATTCAAAAAGTTCGCCGAGCTGAAAATGGTGAAATTGTTCCAGATAATTCTGAAATCATGGCACAACGCAAAGCTCGCCGACTAGCCAAAATGGCAGAGCAAAATAGCGAGCAAGTTACCCCAACACAAAATTCAGCATTAGATGCGAAAAAAGCAGCTGTTGCTGCTGCACTTGAACGTGCAAAAGCTAAAAAACTTGCTCAGCAAACCGAATCAGGTTCAGAAAATGCTCCTACTGGAGAAACTACAGAAATCGATCCGAAAAAAGCCGCCGTCGCTGCAGCAATTGCTCGAGCTAAAGCGAAAAAACTTGCTCAGCAAACCGAATCAGGTTCAGAAAACTCTCCTACTGGAGAAAATACAGAAATCGATCCGAAAAAAGCGGCGGTCGCTGCAGCAATTGCTCGAGCTAAAGCGAAAAAACTTGCTCAGCAAACCGAATCAAGTTCAGAAAACTCTCCTATTGGAGAAACTACAGAAATCGATCCGAAAAAAGCAGCCGTCGCGGCAGCAATTGCTCGAGCTAAAGCGAAAAAACTTGCTCAGCAAACCGAATCAGGTTCAGAAAACTCTCCTACTGGAGAAAATACAGAAATTGATCCGAAAAAAGCGGCGGTCGCTGCAGCAATTGCTCGAGCTAAAGCGAAAAAACTTGCTCAGCAAACCGAATCAAGTTCAGAAAACTCTCCTATTGGAGAAACTACAGAAATCGATCCGAAAAAAGCAGCGGTCGCTGCAGCAATTGCTCGGGCTAAAGCCAAGAAATTAGCACAACAAGCTGAAAAGGGAAAAAATAATGTTTAA
- a CDS encoding electron transport complex subunit E — MQESPIDSNKALDDEAKNVSQARKKQDSMWRNIFIQGVWKNNTSLVQLLGLCPLLAVSNSITNGLGLGLATTVVLMCTNGIISVFRHHIPQEIRIPIYVMIIATTVTAVQLFMNAYTYTLYQALGIFIPLIVTNCIVIGRAEAFASKNGILHSIFDGFSMGLGMTFALFLLGALRELLGTGKLFMGIENLFGQWATCLHMDVLHLHNSFLLAILPPGAFLGLALLLALKNIIDRKIQK; from the coding sequence ATGCAAGAATCTCCTATTGATTCTAATAAAGCCTTGGATGATGAGGCTAAAAACGTTAGCCAAGCTCGTAAAAAACAAGATAGCATGTGGCGTAATATTTTTATTCAAGGTGTTTGGAAAAACAATACTTCATTGGTCCAACTTCTTGGTCTTTGCCCACTATTAGCTGTATCTAACTCCATCACAAATGGTTTAGGTTTAGGACTTGCGACCACCGTTGTTTTAATGTGTACCAATGGAATCATTTCAGTTTTCCGTCATCATATTCCACAAGAAATTCGTATTCCGATTTATGTGATGATTATTGCAACCACAGTAACTGCGGTCCAATTATTTATGAATGCCTATACCTATACGCTTTATCAAGCACTTGGGATTTTTATTCCCTTGATCGTAACAAACTGTATCGTTATTGGACGTGCTGAAGCGTTTGCCTCTAAAAATGGAATTTTACATTCTATTTTCGATGGCTTTTCCATGGGATTAGGCATGACATTTGCTCTTTTCCTTTTAGGTGCATTACGTGAACTCTTAGGTACAGGTAAATTGTTTATGGGGATTGAAAATCTATTCGGACAATGGGCAACATGCTTACATATGGATGTCCTTCATTTACATAATAGTTTTCTTCTTGCAATTTTACCTCCAGGTGCATTTTTAGGCTTAGCTTTATTATTAGCACTTAAAAATATTATCGATCGCAAGATACAGAAATAA
- the rsxD gene encoding electron transport complex subunit RsxD, giving the protein MFKLASSPHTHSGALTSRIMLWVMGAMLPALFAEVYYFGDGVLIQSAIALIWAFILELIVTKLRHKPTFFYVKDFSGSLTALILAMAIPPYAPYWIILMGITIAILLGKQVYGGLGQNLFNPAMVGYAVLLVSFPVPMTTWMPPVELLQHTPSFMDSWLLIFTGHNSAGLTLTQLTATIDGLSQATPLNDLRTALEKGVTSLNEIKSSPIFADSSIFGPSAWTLSIGWTQVNLCFLVGGLFLLYKRIIHWQIPTALLVTFAICCSINWCIAPLAPNPIWELLSGATMFGAFFIATDPVTASITPRGKLIFGALIGFLLYIIRYYGGYPDAIAFAVLLANICVPLIDQYTRPHVSGHRVKGM; this is encoded by the coding sequence ATGTTTAAACTAGCCAGTTCTCCTCATACACACTCTGGTGCACTGACTTCCAGAATTATGCTTTGGGTTATGGGGGCGATGTTACCCGCCCTCTTTGCCGAAGTTTATTACTTTGGTGATGGGGTGCTTATTCAGTCTGCCATCGCATTGATTTGGGCATTTATTCTAGAATTAATCGTTACAAAACTTCGTCATAAACCTACTTTCTTCTATGTTAAAGATTTTAGTGGCTCGTTAACCGCATTAATTTTAGCCATGGCTATTCCGCCTTATGCACCTTATTGGATTATTCTAATGGGGATTACGATTGCTATTTTATTAGGTAAACAAGTTTATGGTGGCTTAGGTCAGAATTTATTTAACCCTGCGATGGTTGGCTATGCTGTTCTTCTCGTATCGTTCCCTGTTCCGATGACAACCTGGATGCCACCTGTTGAACTACTTCAACATACGCCAAGCTTTATGGATAGTTGGTTATTAATATTTACTGGACATAATAGTGCAGGACTGACTCTTACTCAATTAACAGCTACCATTGATGGTCTCAGCCAAGCAACACCATTAAATGATCTCCGTACGGCACTTGAAAAAGGCGTAACATCACTTAATGAAATAAAATCATCGCCAATTTTTGCAGATAGTTCTATTTTTGGACCATCTGCGTGGACATTGAGTATTGGTTGGACGCAAGTTAACTTATGTTTCCTTGTCGGCGGATTATTCTTACTTTATAAACGCATTATTCATTGGCAAATTCCAACGGCCTTACTGGTTACCTTTGCAATTTGTTGTTCTATTAACTGGTGCATTGCCCCACTTGCTCCAAATCCTATTTGGGAACTTCTAAGTGGCGCAACAATGTTTGGCGCATTCTTCATTGCCACTGATCCAGTAACCGCATCAATTACGCCACGAGGTAAATTAATTTTCGGTGCATTAATCGGTTTCTTACTTTATATTATCCGTTACTATGGTGGCTATCCAGATGCGATTGCCTTTGCAGTATTGCTCGCAAATATCTGTGTGCCTCTAATTGATCAATATACACGCCCACATGTATCAGGTCATCGAGTAAAAGGAATGTAA
- the rsxB gene encoding electron transport complex subunit RsxB: MQTITIILILIAILALILGGLLGFASVKLKVDDDPIVEKIDAILPQSQCGQCGYPGCKPYAEAVANGDEITKCVPGGKEVIVKIADLMGVAVPQTALEEEDPLPQVAFINENMCIGCTKCIQACPVDAIIGTNRSVHTVIPDLCTGCTLCVAPCPTDCISMKDIKPSIQNWNWQFDPKLIIPVVDTTSERK; the protein is encoded by the coding sequence ATGCAAACAATTACTATTATTCTTATTTTAATCGCAATTCTTGCCTTAATTTTAGGCGGTCTCTTGGGTTTTGCTTCTGTAAAACTCAAAGTAGATGATGATCCTATTGTAGAAAAAATTGATGCGATTCTCCCACAAAGTCAATGTGGGCAATGTGGTTATCCTGGATGTAAACCTTATGCCGAAGCGGTTGCCAATGGTGATGAAATCACAAAATGTGTTCCAGGTGGTAAAGAGGTTATCGTAAAAATTGCAGACTTAATGGGGGTTGCCGTTCCCCAAACAGCGTTAGAAGAAGAGGATCCTCTCCCACAAGTCGCTTTTATAAACGAAAATATGTGCATTGGTTGTACAAAATGCATCCAAGCTTGCCCTGTCGATGCCATCATTGGTACAAACCGAAGTGTTCATACAGTCATTCCAGATCTGTGTACAGGGTGTACGCTTTGTGTAGCTCCATGTCCAACAGATTGTATTAGTATGAAAGATATCAAGCCAAGTATTCAAAATTGGAATTGGCAATTTGATCCGAAACTTATTATTCCTGTGGTTGATACCACTTCTGAAAGAAAATAA
- the rsxA gene encoding electron transport complex subunit RsxA — MTDYILLIISTALINNFVLVKFLGLCPFMGVSRKIESALGMGLATMFVLTVASLCSYLVDRYLLIPFNAPFLRTLLFILVIAVVVQFTEMVIRKTSPALYRLLGIFLPLITTNCAVLGVALLNTNLAHNLTQSVVYGFGASLGFALVLVLFAALRERLAGADVPVPFRGASIALVTAGLMSVAFMGFAGLVKA; from the coding sequence ATGACTGACTATATTCTATTAATTATCAGTACGGCCCTTATAAACAACTTTGTGTTGGTAAAATTTCTTGGACTATGTCCATTTATGGGGGTTTCTCGCAAAATAGAGAGTGCTCTAGGTATGGGACTTGCAACCATGTTCGTATTGACCGTTGCCTCTTTGTGTTCATATCTTGTTGATCGATATTTATTGATTCCGTTTAATGCGCCTTTTTTACGGACATTACTATTCATTTTAGTCATTGCGGTTGTTGTGCAATTTACAGAAATGGTTATTCGTAAAACAAGCCCGGCACTCTATCGTCTGCTTGGTATTTTTCTCCCATTGATTACGACTAACTGTGCCGTTCTAGGGGTTGCATTACTCAATACAAATCTTGCTCACAACCTAACTCAATCCGTCGTTTATGGATTTGGTGCATCACTTGGTTTTGCCCTCGTTCTTGTTTTATTTGCAGCCCTTCGTGAACGCCTTGCTGGTGCAGATGTTCCTGTTCCATTCCGTGGTGCTTCAATCGCATTAGTAACAGCAGGATTAATGTCCGTTGCTTTTATGGGCTTTGCTGGATTGGTGAAAGCATAA
- the xseB gene encoding exodeoxyribonuclease VII small subunit: MASQENLDFEQIMLQLENLVNQLEKGDLQLEDALKSFEKGIKLAQEGQAKLQQAEQRIQILLQKNETAQLADFEDTEPF, translated from the coding sequence ATGGCTAGTCAAGAAAATCTCGATTTTGAGCAAATAATGTTGCAACTAGAAAACCTAGTCAACCAATTAGAAAAAGGTGATCTTCAACTTGAAGATGCGCTAAAGTCCTTTGAAAAAGGAATTAAATTGGCTCAAGAAGGACAAGCAAAACTTCAGCAAGCAGAACAACGGATTCAGATTCTCTTACAAAAAAATGAAACTGCACAGCTTGCAGATTTTGAAGACACAGAGCCATTTTAA
- the nth gene encoding endonuclease III, translated as MNQHKRIEILKRLQAAIPEPTTELQYASVFELLIAVILSAQATDKGVNKATAKLFPIANTPQAIYDLGVDGLKEYIKTIGLYNSKAENIIKTCRMLLDKHNGEVPEDRAALEALPGVGRKTANVVLNTAFGHPTIAVDTHIFRVCNRTKFAEGKNVLEVEKKLNKVVPDEFKIDVHHLLILHGRYTCIARKPRCGSCVISDLCEFPDKNID; from the coding sequence ATGAACCAACATAAACGTATTGAAATTCTAAAACGTTTGCAAGCGGCAATTCCTGAACCAACAACCGAACTCCAATATGCTTCGGTATTTGAGTTACTAATTGCTGTGATTTTATCGGCTCAAGCAACAGATAAGGGTGTGAATAAAGCAACGGCTAAATTATTTCCGATTGCAAATACTCCCCAAGCTATTTACGATCTTGGTGTCGATGGTTTGAAAGAATATATCAAAACGATTGGTTTATATAACAGTAAGGCAGAAAACATCATTAAAACTTGCCGTATGTTATTAGACAAACATAACGGCGAGGTCCCTGAAGATCGTGCAGCACTTGAAGCTTTACCAGGTGTTGGACGTAAAACAGCTAATGTAGTCCTCAATACTGCATTCGGTCACCCAACCATTGCTGTAGATACGCATATTTTCCGTGTTTGCAATCGTACAAAATTTGCAGAAGGCAAAAACGTCTTAGAAGTAGAAAAAAAACTGAATAAAGTTGTTCCTGATGAGTTTAAAATTGACGTGCATCATTTACTCATTCTTCATGGTCGTTATACCTGTATCGCACGTAAACCACGTTGTGGTTCTTGCGTCATTTCTGATCTTTGTGAATTTCCAGATAAAAACATTGATTAA
- the rsxG gene encoding electron transport complex subunit RsxG: MKNIFKVTRKNAILLSAVAFICTALSAGSYFLTRSQIADEIANQKRDLLAQVVPTDMYNNDLLATCGKPNGVFAHDKNLKQMCIAKENDKTVAYVFETIAPNGYSGPIHLIVGLTPAGEVLGVRVTEENETPGLGDKIELKHSNWILSFAHKFIEPNNPQNMKEWAVKKDGGEFDQFTGATITPRAVVNQVKLSSVSVLSILKDMKEAQNTNKE; this comes from the coding sequence ATGAAAAATATTTTTAAAGTAACACGTAAAAATGCCATTTTACTTTCAGCAGTCGCTTTTATATGTACAGCACTTTCTGCGGGAAGTTATTTCCTGACTCGATCACAAATTGCCGATGAAATTGCCAATCAAAAACGGGATTTGCTCGCTCAGGTTGTACCAACCGATATGTACAATAATGACCTTCTGGCAACCTGTGGCAAACCAAATGGTGTCTTTGCACATGATAAAAATCTCAAACAAATGTGCATTGCCAAAGAAAATGATAAAACCGTTGCCTATGTTTTCGAAACAATTGCACCTAATGGCTACTCAGGACCAATTCATTTGATCGTAGGCTTAACGCCTGCAGGCGAAGTACTTGGTGTGCGAGTAACAGAAGAAAATGAAACACCTGGATTGGGAGATAAAATTGAATTAAAACATTCTAATTGGATTCTCTCTTTTGCCCATAAATTTATTGAGCCTAACAATCCTCAAAATATGAAAGAATGGGCAGTAAAAAAAGATGGTGGAGAATTTGACCAATTTACAGGGGCAACAATCACTCCACGTGCAGTCGTTAATCAAGTTAAATTATCAAGTGTTTCTGTTTTATCCATTCTAAAAGACATGAAAGAAGCACAAAACACAAATAAGGAATAA